A single genomic interval of Longimicrobiales bacterium harbors:
- a CDS encoding M48 family metalloprotease gives MRRLTLLASMPLLAVLPLSSGCATNPVTGERQLALISESQEIQMGQEAAVQAAQSIGLVEDAALQSYVARIGSTMAAQSERPDLPWSFQVVDDPTPNAFALPGGPIFVTRGILALMGSEAELAGVLGHEIGHITARHSVTLLSRAQLAQLTLGVGSILVPEIAQLGQLAGAGLQLLFLSYGRDAERQADDLGFGYALRQNYDVREMVNMFAQLQRASQAAGQSPLPTWLASHPYPEERIERIQQALATLNQDLSGTKKNVDVYMNRIDNLVYGDNPRAGFFEGGLFLHPDLRFRMQFPQGWQTQNLAQSVSALSPQKDAVIQLTLAQGSETQAANQFFGQQGIASSQVSRTTINGFPAVTGYFQGQTQDGVVAGVAAFISFENRTYQILSFTPAQQLQRYDQLFRSVVGSFDRLTDSRALNVQPNRISIVRPSQAMTLEEFNRRYPSRIDIAELALINQLQDGNSRIPAGTPVKRIVTGQ, from the coding sequence GTGCGACGCCTGACATTACTCGCCTCGATGCCGCTACTCGCCGTCCTCCCGCTCTCCAGCGGCTGTGCCACGAATCCCGTAACGGGCGAACGCCAGCTGGCCCTGATCTCCGAATCGCAGGAGATCCAGATGGGCCAGGAGGCCGCGGTGCAGGCCGCGCAATCGATCGGCCTCGTCGAGGACGCGGCGCTCCAGAGCTACGTGGCACGCATCGGCAGCACGATGGCCGCACAGTCGGAGCGCCCCGATCTGCCGTGGAGCTTCCAGGTGGTGGATGACCCGACCCCGAACGCGTTCGCACTGCCGGGCGGGCCAATCTTCGTCACACGCGGGATACTGGCGCTCATGGGCTCGGAGGCGGAGCTCGCCGGTGTGCTCGGACACGAGATCGGGCACATCACAGCGCGCCATTCCGTGACACTGCTGAGCCGTGCACAGCTGGCGCAGCTCACTCTGGGCGTCGGATCCATTCTCGTCCCGGAGATCGCCCAGCTCGGGCAGCTGGCCGGCGCCGGGCTCCAGCTGCTGTTCCTCAGCTACGGCCGCGATGCCGAGCGGCAGGCCGACGACCTTGGATTCGGATACGCACTCCGGCAGAACTACGACGTGCGCGAGATGGTGAACATGTTCGCGCAACTGCAGCGCGCGAGCCAGGCAGCCGGTCAGAGTCCGCTGCCGACGTGGCTCGCCAGCCATCCCTACCCGGAGGAGCGCATCGAGCGCATCCAGCAGGCTCTGGCGACGCTGAATCAGGACCTCAGCGGGACGAAGAAGAACGTCGACGTGTACATGAACCGCATCGACAACCTGGTGTACGGCGACAACCCGCGTGCAGGGTTCTTCGAGGGCGGACTCTTCCTGCACCCTGACCTGCGCTTTCGAATGCAGTTCCCCCAGGGCTGGCAGACGCAGAACCTGGCGCAGTCCGTCTCCGCGCTCAGCCCGCAGAAGGATGCCGTCATCCAGCTGACGCTCGCGCAGGGCAGCGAGACACAGGCGGCCAACCAGTTCTTTGGACAACAGGGCATCGCTTCCAGCCAGGTCAGCCGTACGACCATCAATGGGTTCCCTGCGGTCACCGGCTACTTCCAGGGCCAGACGCAGGACGGCGTCGTCGCCGGCGTGGCGGCGTTCATTTCCTTCGAGAACCGGACGTACCAGATCCTGTCGTTCACCCCGGCCCAGCAGCTCCAGCGCTATGACCAGCTGTTCCGGAGTGTCGTCGGCTCGTTCGACCGGCTGACCGACTCACGTGCGCTGAATGTCCAGCCGAACCGCATCTCGATCGTGCGGCCGAGCCAGGCCATGACGCTCGAAGAGTTCAATCGCCGATATCCCTCGCGCATCGACATTGCCGAGCTTGCGCTGATCAACCAGCTCCAGGACGGCAACTCACGGATCCCTGCGGGGACACCGGTGAAGCGGATCGTGACCGGGCAGTAG
- a CDS encoding ABC transporter permease, giving the protein MTTRRADGAERQGSARTASLRRVRALVRKELRQLLRDPKTKRIVFAAPIIQLLLFGYAVTTDVHDVSTFVVDHDRTTQSRALQDAFTAGGYFRIVGQSDRPADMAAALDDGSAVVGLEIPSGFARDLAAGRGATVQVLVDGTSSNTATVAQGYASRIVQEFGVRQAAGRSTELDGGVDLRARAWFNEELTSRVYNVPAIIGVLLMMMALLLTALGVVRERELGTLEQLLVSPLTAGELILGKTIPVAIIALVDLALICAVALLWFDIPLRGSVAALLIASFVYILASLGLGLFISTISRTQQEAFMGMFLLFLPVVILSGFMYPIETMPPLFQTLTLLNPLRHFLVIVRGIFLKGHGLADIMMPLTIVTGMAVVVLAGAVVRFGQSVR; this is encoded by the coding sequence ATGACGACGCGGCGGGCAGACGGTGCCGAACGGCAGGGCTCCGCCCGCACGGCGTCACTGCGCCGCGTGCGTGCTCTCGTGCGCAAGGAGCTGCGACAGCTGCTGCGCGATCCGAAGACGAAACGGATCGTATTCGCTGCCCCCATCATCCAGCTTCTGCTGTTCGGCTATGCCGTAACCACGGACGTCCACGACGTGAGCACTTTCGTCGTGGATCATGACCGGACGACGCAGTCGCGCGCCCTTCAGGACGCATTCACCGCGGGCGGCTATTTCCGCATCGTCGGCCAGTCCGATCGGCCCGCTGACATGGCGGCCGCGCTCGACGACGGCAGTGCGGTGGTCGGTCTCGAGATACCCAGCGGCTTCGCCCGTGACCTCGCCGCCGGTCGCGGCGCCACCGTGCAGGTGCTCGTGGACGGGACCAGCTCCAACACCGCGACCGTCGCGCAGGGCTACGCCAGTCGGATTGTACAGGAGTTCGGTGTCCGGCAGGCCGCGGGTCGCAGTACTGAACTCGACGGCGGCGTCGACCTGCGTGCGCGCGCGTGGTTCAATGAGGAGCTGACGAGCCGCGTCTACAACGTCCCGGCCATCATCGGCGTGCTGCTCATGATGATGGCACTGCTGCTCACCGCGCTCGGTGTGGTGCGCGAGCGCGAGCTCGGTACGCTCGAGCAGCTGCTCGTGAGCCCGCTCACCGCCGGCGAGCTGATCCTCGGCAAGACCATCCCCGTCGCGATCATCGCACTTGTCGACCTGGCCCTCATCTGCGCTGTGGCGCTTCTCTGGTTCGACATACCGCTCCGGGGCAGTGTCGCCGCCCTGCTCATTGCATCGTTCGTCTACATCCTCGCCAGCCTCGGCCTCGGCCTCTTCATCTCCACCATATCCAGGACGCAGCAGGAGGCCTTCATGGGGATGTTTCTGCTGTTCCTCCCCGTCGTGATTCTCTCCGGATTCATGTATCCGATCGAGACGATGCCGCCGCTCTTCCAGACACTCACGCTGCTGAACCCGCTGCGCCACTTTCTCGTGATCGTGCGCGGCATCTTCCTGAAGGGGCACGGACTCGCAGACATCATGATGCCGCTCACGATCGTGACCGGAATGGCAGTGGTGGTACTCGCCGGAGCTGTCGTGCGGTTTGGACAGTCAGTGAGGTGA
- a CDS encoding ABC transporter permease — MARKEWVQLRRDPRSMVLAFGMPLLMLLFFGYAISWDISDIRIAVIDQDRTASSRRLVEVFEASGYFSVVDHPETTARIDEDLLHGRVMGGLIIPPGFARDLAAGRPAPVQLLLDGSDANTATVALNYSSAIAAGFSRDVLLQGRRIEAPATAETRIWYNPTLESSNMIVPGLIAVIMSIIAAMLTALTIAREWERGTMEQLAATPVHRLEVVFGKLLPYLGIGLLDVATTVAAGVIIFDVPLRGSVLLLGTMTLLFLLGALGLGMFVSAVLKSQVLATQVAMVVTYLPALLLSGFLFDIASMPAALRAVSFIVPAKYYIAVTRGVFLKGVGPDVLWVQGVSMVIFAAIGIGLATAAFDKRIAA, encoded by the coding sequence ATGGCGCGCAAGGAGTGGGTGCAGCTGCGTCGGGACCCGCGCAGCATGGTGCTCGCGTTCGGCATGCCGCTGCTGATGCTGCTCTTCTTCGGCTACGCCATCAGCTGGGACATCAGCGACATCCGCATTGCGGTCATCGACCAGGATCGTACGGCGTCGAGCCGGCGCCTGGTCGAGGTGTTCGAAGCGAGCGGCTACTTTTCGGTGGTCGATCATCCCGAAACGACAGCCCGGATCGATGAGGATCTGCTGCACGGCCGCGTGATGGGCGGGCTGATCATACCACCGGGCTTTGCACGCGACCTCGCGGCCGGCCGCCCCGCGCCCGTGCAGCTGCTGCTCGATGGCAGCGATGCGAATACGGCCACAGTGGCACTGAACTACAGCAGCGCGATTGCGGCAGGCTTCTCGCGCGACGTGCTGCTGCAGGGGCGACGCATCGAGGCGCCGGCGACGGCGGAAACGCGCATCTGGTACAACCCCACGCTCGAAAGCAGCAACATGATCGTGCCGGGCCTGATCGCCGTGATCATGTCCATCATTGCTGCCATGCTGACTGCGCTCACGATTGCGCGCGAGTGGGAGCGCGGTACGATGGAGCAGCTCGCGGCAACGCCCGTTCACCGCCTGGAGGTCGTGTTCGGCAAGCTGCTCCCTTACCTCGGTATCGGCCTGCTCGATGTCGCGACGACCGTCGCCGCCGGCGTGATCATCTTCGACGTGCCGCTGCGCGGCAGCGTTCTCCTGCTGGGTACGATGACCCTCCTGTTCCTGCTTGGTGCGCTCGGCCTCGGCATGTTCGTGTCCGCCGTACTCAAGTCGCAGGTGCTCGCCACCCAGGTGGCGATGGTCGTGACATATCTGCCCGCTCTCCTGCTCTCCGGCTTCCTGTTCGACATCGCCAGCATGCCCGCGGCACTCCGCGCGGTCAGCTTCATCGTGCCGGCGAAGTATTACATCGCCGTGACGCGCGGCGTATTCCTGAAGGGCGTCGGGCCCGACGTGCTGTGGGTACAGGGCGTATCGATGGTGATTTTCGCGGCCATCGGAATCGGCCTCGCGACCGCTGCGTTCGACAAGAGGATCGCGGCATGA
- a CDS encoding ABC transporter ATP-binding protein: MSAAISVQNLTRRFGDFTAVHEATFDVQRGEIFGFLGPNGAGKTTTIRMLSGLLAPTSGHATVAGLDVSRDAAALRARIGYMSQSFSLYPDLTVSENIELFAGLYDVTAERFSERRAWLLDMAELSGRERHVTGDLPLGFKQRLALGCAVLHEPPILFLDEPTSGVDPLARRRFWDLIHGLAQGGTTILVSTHYMEEAEYCNRLILMNRGRVIADGAPSALRASMAEPILEITTDDAPLAVEVLTDAPGVIDAAMFGRLVHVVVEEEAGARTTISGVLRDAGRTVEGVQTVPPSLEDVFVSLVRREGGAVAG, from the coding sequence GTGAGCGCGGCAATCTCGGTGCAGAACCTTACGCGCCGTTTCGGCGACTTCACCGCCGTGCACGAAGCGACGTTCGATGTGCAGCGCGGAGAGATCTTCGGCTTCCTGGGACCGAACGGCGCCGGCAAGACGACCACGATACGCATGCTGTCCGGCCTGCTCGCGCCGACATCGGGACATGCGACCGTTGCCGGGCTGGATGTCAGCCGCGACGCTGCGGCACTGCGCGCCCGCATCGGCTACATGTCCCAGAGCTTCTCGCTCTATCCCGATCTCACCGTCAGCGAGAACATCGAGCTGTTCGCCGGCCTCTACGATGTCACGGCCGAGCGATTCAGCGAACGTCGCGCCTGGCTGCTCGACATGGCGGAGCTGAGCGGCCGCGAGCGGCATGTGACGGGTGATCTGCCGCTCGGATTCAAGCAGCGACTCGCGCTCGGCTGCGCCGTCCTGCATGAACCGCCGATCCTGTTTCTCGATGAGCCGACGTCCGGCGTCGACCCCCTCGCACGGCGCAGGTTCTGGGACCTGATCCACGGCCTCGCCCAGGGCGGAACCACGATTCTCGTGAGCACGCATTACATGGAGGAGGCGGAATACTGCAACCGGCTGATTCTGATGAACCGGGGACGCGTCATTGCCGATGGCGCACCGTCCGCGCTCCGCGCTTCCATGGCCGAGCCCATACTCGAGATCACGACGGATGACGCGCCGCTCGCTGTCGAGGTGCTCACCGACGCACCCGGCGTGATCGATGCGGCCATGTTCGGCCGACTCGTGCACGTAGTGGTCGAGGAAGAGGCTGGGGCAAGGACCACAATCAGCGGTGTGCTCCGCGATGCCGGCCGGACGGTGGAGGGCGTGCAGACCGTGCCGCCTTCGCTCGAGGACGTCTTCGTGTCGCTGGTGCGCCGCGAGGGCGGCGCGGTGGCAGGCTGA
- a CDS encoding ABC transporter ATP-binding protein: MSAITVRALSRGFGAATAVDSLTFDVEAGQLFGIVGPDGAGKTTTLRMLAGVLPPTAGDAVIMGVSVAADPEGVKPHIAYMSQRFGLYQDLTVRENILFYADLYRVPRRELPARMERLYRFSRLGDFEHRLAGQLSGGMKQKLSLSCALIHHPSVLLLDEPTFGVDPISRRDLWLILHQMVADGMSVIVTTSYMDEAERCDRVALLHEGGLLALDTPAAIQHRLDGRLFSVHGRDARALRDVLRGIPDVRQATLFGDVVHAVTDAGATAATLRNSVLRSGMPVERVEAVRPSLEDAFIELVGRPS, translated from the coding sequence ATGTCTGCCATCACCGTGCGTGCACTGTCGCGCGGCTTCGGCGCTGCGACGGCCGTCGATTCGCTGACGTTCGACGTCGAGGCCGGCCAGCTGTTCGGCATCGTCGGGCCGGACGGTGCGGGCAAGACAACGACCCTCCGGATGCTGGCCGGGGTGCTGCCGCCTACCGCGGGCGACGCAGTGATCATGGGTGTGAGCGTAGCCGCCGATCCGGAAGGTGTGAAGCCGCATATCGCGTACATGTCGCAGCGCTTCGGCCTGTACCAGGACCTGACGGTGCGCGAGAACATCCTGTTCTACGCTGACCTGTACCGCGTGCCGCGCCGCGAGCTGCCGGCACGCATGGAGCGGCTCTACCGTTTCTCCCGCCTGGGCGACTTCGAGCACCGACTGGCCGGCCAGCTGTCCGGCGGCATGAAGCAGAAGCTCTCCCTTTCCTGCGCGCTCATCCACCATCCATCCGTGCTGCTGCTCGATGAGCCGACGTTCGGTGTTGATCCGATCTCGCGCCGCGACCTCTGGCTCATCCTGCACCAGATGGTGGCCGACGGCATGAGCGTCATCGTCACGACGTCCTACATGGACGAGGCGGAGCGGTGCGATCGCGTGGCGCTGCTCCACGAGGGCGGGCTGCTCGCTCTCGATACACCCGCAGCCATCCAGCATCGTCTCGATGGCCGCCTCTTCAGCGTCCACGGCAGGGATGCCCGCGCCCTGCGTGACGTGCTGCGCGGTATCCCGGATGTACGGCAGGCGACGCTCTTCGGCGATGTCGTCCACGCCGTCACGGACGCCGGGGCTACCGCCGCGACGCTGCGCAACAGCGTGCTGCGCAGCGGGATGCCGGTGGAGCGTGTCGAGGCCGTGCGTCCATCGCTGGAGGACGCATTCATCGAGCTCGTGGGTCGGCCATCGTGA
- a CDS encoding HlyD family efflux transporter periplasmic adaptor subunit, giving the protein MTQPEKSTGRMKSRAKRIAPVLVLLLAAGLVGWWVFGRGEADSGVLRASGTVEATDADLGFQVGGRLASVAVMEGDRVTAGAELARLEVSDLNARRAAAAAQVDVARAQLAELERGARPEELAQARSAEAAAREQMEDAGRVLERMRPLYEGGAVSRQALDQAQTAYEVARSRHAQARQQADMVQSGPRAERKAAQRAAVEQAEALVAQADAALEHAVIHAPFGGVVSVRHREEGEAVSPGAPVLTLLNPADRWVRIYVREDEIGRVVIGQRAAIRSDTDPSRSFGGRVTYIAANAEFTPRNVQTTEERVKLVYAVKVQITDDPEMMLKPGVPADVQLVTGT; this is encoded by the coding sequence ATGACACAGCCGGAGAAGTCGACGGGACGAATGAAATCGCGGGCGAAGCGGATCGCTCCCGTCCTCGTGTTGCTGCTGGCTGCCGGCCTGGTGGGGTGGTGGGTCTTCGGACGGGGCGAGGCTGACTCTGGTGTGCTGCGCGCGTCAGGCACGGTCGAGGCGACGGATGCGGACCTCGGCTTCCAGGTGGGCGGCCGGCTGGCGAGCGTGGCGGTGATGGAAGGTGACCGGGTAACCGCGGGTGCAGAGCTGGCGCGGCTCGAGGTGTCGGATCTGAATGCGAGGCGCGCAGCGGCGGCCGCGCAGGTGGATGTGGCGCGGGCGCAGCTCGCGGAGCTGGAGCGCGGCGCGCGTCCGGAGGAGCTGGCGCAGGCGCGCTCGGCGGAGGCTGCGGCGCGGGAGCAGATGGAGGATGCGGGGCGCGTGCTCGAGCGCATGCGTCCGCTGTACGAGGGCGGCGCAGTGAGTCGGCAGGCGCTGGACCAGGCGCAGACGGCGTACGAGGTGGCGCGGTCGCGGCACGCGCAGGCGCGCCAGCAGGCCGACATGGTACAGAGCGGACCGCGCGCCGAACGGAAGGCGGCGCAGCGCGCGGCGGTGGAGCAGGCGGAGGCTCTGGTCGCGCAGGCGGACGCGGCGCTGGAGCACGCGGTGATCCACGCGCCGTTCGGCGGTGTGGTGTCGGTACGGCACCGGGAGGAAGGCGAGGCTGTGAGTCCGGGTGCGCCGGTGCTGACGCTGCTGAATCCGGCTGACCGATGGGTGAGGATCTACGTGCGTGAGGACGAGATCGGACGCGTCGTGATCGGTCAGCGCGCGGCCATCCGCAGCGACACGGACCCCTCACGGAGCTTCGGCGGCAGGGTGACGTACATTGCAGCGAACGCCGAGTTCACGCCGCGCAACGTGCAGACGACCGAGGAGCGCGTGAAGCTCGTGTATGCAGTGAAGGTGCAGATCACCGATGATCCGGAGATGATGCTGAAGCCGGGCGTCCCCGCCGACGTGCAGCTCGTCACGGGCACGTGA
- a CDS encoding TetR/AcrR family transcriptional regulator, whose amino-acid sequence MNEPAEFPDTPAALIDAARPIFATQGFDGASVRAITAAAGANLGAITYHFGSKRELYDRVVASIVTPLAERVERVVAGDGPVLDRAGEVVTAYFEYLRTNRDLPQLMMQELVLSGVPPAAIADPMRRVLGALSSLIVEGQESGVVRAGPAAVMSIFILSVPVHLSMMRPALEKVGGVALGDAATFERVVASAREFVQAGLGVEGGA is encoded by the coding sequence ATGAATGAGCCAGCGGAATTCCCTGACACGCCCGCCGCACTCATCGATGCGGCCCGCCCCATCTTCGCCACTCAGGGCTTCGATGGCGCGTCCGTACGCGCCATCACGGCCGCGGCGGGCGCGAATCTCGGCGCGATCACGTACCACTTCGGCTCGAAGCGAGAGCTGTACGACCGGGTGGTCGCGAGCATTGTGACGCCGCTTGCGGAGCGGGTGGAGCGCGTCGTTGCGGGGGACGGACCCGTGCTCGACCGGGCGGGGGAGGTGGTGACGGCGTACTTCGAGTATCTGCGGACGAACCGTGATCTGCCGCAGCTGATGATGCAGGAGCTGGTGCTGAGTGGTGTGCCGCCGGCGGCGATTGCCGATCCGATGCGTCGCGTCCTCGGGGCGCTCTCGAGCCTGATCGTGGAGGGCCAGGAGTCCGGGGTAGTGAGGGCGGGACCTGCGGCGGTGATGAGCATCTTCATCCTGTCCGTGCCGGTGCATCTCTCGATGATGCGACCGGCGCTGGAGAAGGTGGGCGGTGTGGCACTGGGAGATGCGGCGACATTCGAGCGCGTAGTGGCATCCGCGCGGGAGTTCGTGCAGGCGGGGCTCGGCGTGGAGGGTGGCGCATGA